From the Pseudarthrobacter sp. MM222 genome, one window contains:
- a CDS encoding HIT family protein — MSTLFTKIINGEIPGRFVWREDDVVAFLTMGPLADGHTLVVPTEEVDRWTDAPPELLARVMGVAQKIGAVQVDVFDAARAGLIVAGYEINHLHVHVWPSNTMADFDFGSADHHPEPAKLDANAEKLREGLRKAGHAEHVPDA, encoded by the coding sequence ATGAGCACTCTCTTCACCAAGATTATCAACGGTGAGATCCCGGGCCGGTTCGTCTGGCGCGAGGACGACGTGGTGGCGTTCCTGACCATGGGCCCGCTGGCCGACGGCCACACCCTCGTGGTGCCCACCGAGGAAGTGGACCGCTGGACGGACGCTCCTCCGGAGCTGCTGGCGCGGGTCATGGGGGTGGCCCAGAAAATCGGCGCCGTCCAGGTGGACGTCTTCGATGCCGCCCGCGCCGGGCTGATCGTGGCGGGCTACGAAATCAACCACCTCCACGTGCACGTCTGGCCGTCCAACACGATGGCGGACTTCGACTTCGGCTCCGCGGACCACCACCCCGAGCCCGCAAAGCTGGATGCCAACGCGGAGAAACTCCGCGAAGGCCTCCGCAAGGCGGGCCACGCGGAGCACGTACCGGACGCCTGA
- a CDS encoding NAD(P)-dependent alcohol dehydrogenase, translating into MTPGSPVPPPLAKPLPTVDAPSEAFVAPRLAAAYGATATGSGLVPLTITRRAPKEDDVEIAIEFCGLCHSDVHATRGEWGTQNYPLVPGHEIVGRVSRVGSAVDDFTPGERVGVGCIVDSCRECDSCLDGLEQYCENGMVGTYGAKDRRNTDTITQGGYASSIVVDRRYVLRVPESLDPAAAAPLLCAGVTTFSPLRHFEVEEGDVVGVVGLGGLGHMAVKLAKAMGAEVKVFTTSESKFAAARELGADDVILSGDAAAMEAANRSIDVIIDTVAASHDLNPFFRTLRVDGALFQLGLPSEDMPPVNPGALIRRRIAYAGSLIGGIAETQEMLDFCAEHGVVSDVEVVRADQLNEAYDRMVAGDVKYRFVLDASTLGSPSERADV; encoded by the coding sequence ATGACTCCTGGAAGCCCCGTACCGCCGCCCCTCGCCAAGCCGCTGCCCACCGTCGACGCCCCGTCCGAGGCTTTCGTCGCCCCCCGCCTTGCCGCCGCCTATGGTGCCACTGCCACCGGCAGCGGTCTTGTTCCGTTGACCATCACGCGGCGCGCGCCGAAGGAAGACGACGTCGAGATCGCCATCGAGTTCTGCGGGCTGTGCCACTCCGACGTCCACGCCACCCGCGGTGAGTGGGGCACCCAGAACTACCCGCTGGTTCCCGGGCACGAGATAGTAGGCAGGGTGAGCCGTGTGGGTTCCGCCGTCGACGACTTCACGCCGGGGGAGCGGGTGGGCGTCGGCTGCATCGTCGATTCCTGCCGCGAGTGCGACAGCTGCCTGGACGGGCTGGAGCAGTACTGCGAAAACGGCATGGTCGGGACCTACGGCGCAAAGGACCGCCGCAACACGGACACCATCACTCAGGGCGGCTACGCCAGCTCCATCGTGGTGGACCGCCGCTACGTGTTGCGGGTCCCGGAAAGCCTTGACCCCGCCGCCGCGGCGCCGCTGCTTTGCGCCGGCGTCACCACTTTCTCGCCGCTGCGCCACTTCGAGGTCGAGGAGGGCGACGTCGTCGGCGTGGTCGGCCTGGGCGGGCTCGGGCACATGGCGGTCAAGCTCGCCAAGGCGATGGGCGCCGAGGTCAAGGTCTTCACCACCTCAGAGTCCAAGTTTGCCGCGGCCCGGGAACTCGGTGCCGACGACGTGATCTTGTCCGGCGACGCTGCCGCGATGGAGGCCGCGAACCGGAGCATCGACGTCATCATCGACACCGTGGCCGCGTCGCACGACCTGAACCCGTTTTTCCGCACCCTGCGCGTGGACGGGGCACTGTTCCAGCTCGGTCTGCCCTCGGAGGACATGCCCCCGGTGAACCCGGGCGCCCTGATCAGGCGCCGGATCGCGTACGCTGGATCGCTGATCGGCGGGATTGCCGAGACCCAGGAGATGCTGGACTTCTGCGCCGAACACGGCGTGGTGTCCGACGTCGAGGTGGTCCGGGCGGATCAGCTCAATGAGGCCTACGACCGCATGGTGGCCGGTGACGTGAAGTACCGTTTTGTACTGGACGCCAGCACCCTGGGGTCACCTTCGGAAAGGGCGGACGTATGA
- a CDS encoding sulfurtransferase, with amino-acid sequence MQTLMDAASLKERLDCGRRTVLLDVRWALGDPHGREHYLKEHLPGAVFVDLATELAGPADPARGRHPLPPLEQFLASVRAWGVRNGDVIVAYDDSGNMAAARLWWMLRNAGLTDTYLLDGGLAAWRAAGYETETGEQPAEAGDVVLSDGAMPVIDAGQAASWAQQGVLLDARAGERFRGEIEPVDPRAGHIPGAVSAPTTGNLGDDGRFLPAEQLRTRFASLGVRPGVPTAVYCGSGVTAAHEIAALTVAGFPAALYPGSFSEWSNNPSNEVVTGAAPYADGTAAD; translated from the coding sequence ATGCAGACTCTTATGGACGCAGCTTCCCTGAAAGAGCGGCTGGACTGCGGCCGCCGCACCGTATTGCTGGACGTTCGCTGGGCCCTCGGCGATCCGCATGGACGCGAACACTATTTGAAGGAACACCTTCCCGGCGCAGTCTTCGTGGATCTGGCCACAGAATTGGCGGGCCCCGCGGACCCGGCCCGCGGCCGCCACCCGCTCCCGCCGCTGGAGCAATTCCTAGCGTCGGTCAGAGCCTGGGGCGTCCGTAACGGCGACGTCATCGTCGCGTACGACGATAGCGGCAACATGGCCGCAGCGCGGCTCTGGTGGATGCTCCGGAACGCCGGTCTCACGGACACCTATCTTCTCGACGGCGGACTGGCGGCCTGGCGCGCCGCCGGCTACGAGACGGAAACCGGCGAACAGCCGGCGGAGGCCGGGGACGTCGTTCTCTCGGACGGCGCCATGCCAGTGATCGACGCCGGGCAGGCGGCCTCCTGGGCCCAACAGGGCGTGCTGCTCGACGCCCGGGCCGGCGAACGTTTCCGCGGTGAGATCGAGCCTGTGGACCCGCGCGCCGGCCACATCCCGGGTGCGGTGAGTGCCCCCACTACCGGCAATCTCGGCGACGACGGCCGGTTCCTGCCGGCCGAACAGTTGCGGACCCGCTTCGCCAGCCTGGGCGTGCGGCCCGGCGTTCCCACTGCTGTCTATTGCGGGTCGGGTGTCACGGCCGCCCATGAAATCGCGGCACTCACCGTCGCGGGGTTCCCCGCCGCGCTCTACCCAGGATCCTTCTCGGAATGGTCCAACAATCCCTCGAATGAGGTCGTGACCGGGGCGGCACCTTATGCCGACGGCACCGCGGCGGACTAG
- a CDS encoding PLP-dependent cysteine synthase family protein has product MQDRAWADEAIRRINAENNRSADTHLYSVPLPEHWGVQLYLKDESAHRTGSLKHRLARSLFLFGLVNGWIKEGATIVEASSGSTAVSEAYFAQLLGLPFVAVMTRTTSREKIALIEQFGGSCLLVDHPSEVYEAAADLARSRNGHYMDQFTYAERATDWRGNNNIAESIFGQLALEEHPVPSWIVVGAGTGGTSATIGRYLRYHRHDTRLAVVDPENSAFYPAWLECRDGGAVSSNATGLPSRIEGIGRPRMEPSFVPAVIDHMIQVPDAASVAAMRHLQRYAGLHAGPSTGTNLWGVWQLIAGLIAEGRRGSVVSLLCDGGDRYAGNYYNPEWLQSQKLDPDPHEATLGEFFATGVWPA; this is encoded by the coding sequence ATGCAGGACCGGGCCTGGGCCGACGAGGCCATCCGCCGGATCAACGCCGAAAACAACCGCTCCGCCGACACCCACCTGTACTCCGTACCGCTCCCGGAACACTGGGGCGTCCAGTTGTACCTGAAAGACGAGTCCGCCCACCGGACCGGCAGCCTCAAGCACCGGCTGGCGCGCTCACTGTTCCTCTTCGGCCTGGTCAACGGCTGGATCAAGGAAGGCGCCACGATCGTTGAGGCCTCGAGTGGCAGCACGGCCGTCTCGGAAGCCTACTTCGCGCAGCTGCTGGGCCTGCCGTTCGTCGCCGTCATGACCCGGACCACAAGCCGGGAAAAGATTGCGTTGATCGAACAGTTCGGCGGCTCCTGCCTGCTGGTGGACCACCCATCCGAGGTCTATGAGGCCGCCGCCGACCTGGCCAGGAGCCGCAACGGCCACTACATGGACCAGTTCACCTATGCCGAGCGGGCCACGGACTGGCGCGGCAACAACAACATCGCCGAGTCGATCTTCGGGCAGCTCGCGCTCGAAGAGCACCCGGTTCCCAGCTGGATCGTCGTCGGCGCCGGGACCGGCGGAACCAGCGCAACCATCGGCCGGTACCTCCGCTACCACCGGCACGACACGAGGCTGGCCGTCGTCGACCCGGAGAACTCCGCGTTCTACCCGGCGTGGCTGGAGTGCCGCGACGGCGGGGCGGTTTCTTCGAACGCCACCGGACTTCCCTCGCGGATCGAGGGCATCGGCCGGCCCCGAATGGAGCCAAGCTTCGTCCCGGCCGTGATCGACCACATGATCCAGGTCCCGGACGCGGCGTCGGTGGCGGCTATGCGGCACCTTCAGCGCTATGCGGGGCTGCACGCGGGCCCGTCAACCGGCACGAACCTCTGGGGCGTATGGCAGCTCATCGCCGGGTTGATCGCGGAGGGCCGCCGCGGCAGCGTGGTGTCCTTGCTTTGCGACGGCGGCGACCGGTATGCGGGCAACTACTACAACCCGGAGTGGCTGCAGTCCCAAAAGCTTGACCCGGACCCCCACGAAGCCACGCTCGGCGAGTTCTTCGCGACCGGCGTGTGGCCCGCCTAG
- a CDS encoding MBL fold metallo-hydrolase translates to MKLTKFTHACVRLEKDSKVLVFDPGNLSETDKALAGADAVLITHEHPDHIDVEAVVAALLGDGSLQLFAPGGVAAQLREKAPDAGARIHTVAPGETFDAAGFAIQSFGGQHALIHPQIPVVANVGYLVDSNVYHPGDSFVVPDGVGVQTLLVPIHAPWNKVGEVVDFVIGVRAPHAFPIHDGLLNEGGLGLVEGHVTRIGAKYGTEYRHLSSGDSVEV, encoded by the coding sequence ATGAAGCTGACGAAATTCACTCATGCGTGTGTCCGCCTCGAAAAAGACAGCAAGGTCCTGGTGTTCGACCCGGGCAACCTCTCGGAGACGGACAAGGCGCTGGCTGGCGCGGACGCCGTGCTGATCACCCATGAGCATCCGGATCACATCGACGTCGAAGCCGTCGTTGCCGCCCTGCTGGGCGATGGCTCGTTGCAGCTCTTTGCGCCGGGCGGAGTGGCGGCGCAATTGCGCGAGAAGGCGCCCGACGCCGGGGCCCGGATCCATACCGTGGCGCCAGGGGAGACGTTCGACGCCGCGGGGTTCGCGATTCAGAGCTTCGGCGGCCAGCACGCCCTGATCCATCCCCAGATTCCAGTGGTGGCGAACGTCGGCTATCTGGTGGATTCCAATGTCTACCACCCGGGAGACTCCTTCGTCGTGCCCGACGGCGTCGGGGTCCAGACCCTGCTCGTGCCGATCCATGCGCCCTGGAACAAGGTGGGTGAGGTAGTGGACTTCGTGATCGGCGTCCGGGCGCCCCACGCGTTCCCAATTCATGACGGCCTGCTCAACGAGGGCGGACTGGGCCTCGTCGAGGGCCATGTCACGAGGATCGGGGCGAAGTACGGCACCGAATACCGGCACCTCTCCAGCGGGGACTCGGTGGAGGTCTAG
- a CDS encoding Fur family transcriptional regulator → MSQGAPADGSRTPAPAPPAGKEQRVTKQRLAVSAALDELADFVSTQELHRILHERGTSVSLATSYRILQSLADDGLVDVLRNADGEAVYRRCAVTGHHHHLLCRNCGKAVEVEAPAVEAWAARIAEEHGFTAVEHTVEIFGLCPECTARQTAG, encoded by the coding sequence ATGTCCCAGGGCGCCCCCGCCGACGGCAGCAGGACCCCTGCCCCGGCTCCCCCGGCAGGCAAGGAGCAGCGCGTCACCAAGCAGCGCCTCGCAGTGTCAGCCGCCCTCGACGAGCTGGCGGACTTCGTGAGCACGCAGGAGCTTCACCGTATCCTGCACGAGCGGGGTACCTCGGTTTCGCTTGCCACGTCCTACCGGATTCTGCAGTCCCTTGCCGACGACGGACTCGTGGACGTGCTCCGGAATGCCGACGGTGAGGCCGTTTACCGGCGTTGCGCCGTTACCGGGCATCACCATCACCTGCTCTGCCGCAACTGCGGAAAGGCCGTTGAAGTCGAGGCGCCTGCCGTGGAAGCGTGGGCCGCGCGGATCGCCGAGGAGCACGGCTTCACGGCTGTGGAGCACACCGTGGAGATTTTCGGCCTTTGCCCGGAGTGCACGGCCAGGCAGACCGCCGGATAG
- a CDS encoding metal ABC transporter permease, with amino-acid sequence MDLDSLLNSIFNFENYGELLVLVQNSIWAGAVLGLLGGLVGTFVMKRDLAFAVHGISELSFAGAAFALLVGVDVMLGSLAGSVVAALLLGLMGVRARDKNSTIGVLMPFGLGLGILFLSLYEGRAANKFGLLTGQIVSVGTVQLQVLAGAAVVVMLALIAIWRPLTFASVDPDVAAARGVPVRALALGFMLLLGVSVALSIQIVGALLVLALLITPAAAALRVTSSPRLVVALSVVFAVTATVGGILLALGGRLPISPYVTTLSFLIYVVCRLVGGVRAKRGINGRVLRSEPVPVS; translated from the coding sequence ATGGACCTCGACAGCCTGCTCAACTCGATCTTCAACTTCGAAAACTACGGGGAATTGCTCGTGCTGGTCCAGAACTCGATCTGGGCCGGGGCTGTCCTGGGCCTGCTGGGCGGCCTGGTCGGGACCTTCGTGATGAAGCGGGACCTGGCGTTCGCGGTACACGGCATCTCCGAGCTCTCGTTCGCGGGCGCTGCCTTTGCCCTCCTGGTCGGCGTGGACGTGATGCTCGGTTCCCTCGCCGGGTCGGTCGTGGCGGCGCTGCTCCTGGGACTGATGGGCGTCCGTGCCCGGGACAAGAACTCGACCATCGGCGTGCTCATGCCCTTCGGACTGGGCCTGGGCATCCTGTTCCTGTCACTCTATGAAGGCCGGGCCGCCAACAAGTTCGGTCTGCTCACCGGACAGATCGTCTCCGTCGGAACCGTCCAGCTCCAGGTGCTGGCCGGTGCCGCCGTCGTCGTCATGCTTGCCCTGATTGCCATCTGGCGGCCGCTGACCTTCGCCAGTGTCGATCCCGACGTCGCCGCGGCCCGCGGGGTGCCGGTCCGGGCCCTCGCCCTCGGGTTCATGCTGCTGCTGGGCGTCAGCGTCGCGCTCTCCATCCAGATCGTCGGAGCGCTGCTGGTGCTCGCGCTGCTGATCACGCCCGCCGCCGCCGCGTTGCGGGTGACGTCCTCGCCCCGGCTGGTGGTGGCCCTCAGCGTGGTCTTCGCCGTAACCGCGACGGTGGGCGGCATCCTGCTGGCCCTCGGCGGCCGGCTCCCGATCAGCCCCTACGTGACCACCCTGTCGTTCCTGATCTATGTGGTCTGCCGGCTGGTCGGCGGAGTCCGGGCCAAGCGCGGCATCAACGGCCGCGTGCTGCGGAGCGAGCCGGTCCCGGTCTCCTAG
- a CDS encoding metal ABC transporter ATP-binding protein, producing the protein MSLRGASLSFGKRTLWENLDLDINPGEFFAVLGPNGSGKTTFLKVLLGLQELTSGTAVLDGHPVERGSRRIGYIPQQKSFDPDTPLRARDLVGLGIDGHRWGVRLGAAAANRKIDRLLELVGAEEYAKVPVGQLSGGEQQRLRVAQALATDPKVLLCDEPLLSLDLQHQQAVSGLINDQCREQDSAVVFVTHEINPIVDYVDTVLYLAGGRFRVGRPEDVMTTEVLSDLYDSHVEVIHANGRMVVVGVPDATTHHHEDAHAVAGEVG; encoded by the coding sequence GTGAGCCTTCGCGGCGCCTCCCTCTCGTTCGGCAAACGGACACTGTGGGAAAACCTGGACCTGGACATCAACCCGGGTGAGTTCTTCGCCGTCCTCGGCCCCAACGGCAGCGGGAAGACCACCTTTCTCAAGGTGTTGCTTGGTCTGCAGGAGCTCACCTCCGGGACGGCGGTACTGGACGGACACCCGGTAGAACGGGGCAGCCGGCGGATCGGTTACATCCCGCAGCAGAAGTCCTTTGACCCGGACACGCCACTGCGCGCCCGCGACCTCGTGGGGCTCGGCATCGACGGCCACCGCTGGGGAGTCCGCCTCGGGGCTGCCGCGGCTAACCGCAAGATCGACCGGCTGCTCGAACTCGTCGGCGCCGAAGAGTATGCCAAAGTACCGGTCGGCCAGCTCTCGGGCGGCGAGCAGCAGCGGCTGCGGGTCGCCCAGGCCCTCGCCACGGACCCGAAGGTATTGCTCTGCGACGAGCCGCTGTTGTCCCTCGACCTCCAGCACCAGCAGGCCGTCAGCGGCCTGATCAATGACCAGTGCCGTGAGCAGGACAGCGCCGTGGTGTTCGTGACGCACGAGATCAACCCCATCGTGGATTACGTGGACACCGTGCTCTACCTGGCCGGCGGACGTTTCCGGGTTGGCCGGCCGGAGGACGTCATGACCACCGAGGTCCTTTCCGATCTCTACGACAGCCATGTCGAAGTGATCCACGCCAACGGCCGGATGGTCGTGGTCGGCGTCCCCGACGCCACCACGCACCACCACGAGGATGCGCACGCCGTGGCAGGGGAGGTGGGCTAG
- a CDS encoding metal ABC transporter solute-binding protein, Zn/Mn family, translated as MRRPAARALVTAVAGLSVLLTACSPTAESTRASAGDGVIEVVAATSVYGDIVGTIGGDRVRVNSIIARTSQDPHSYEATTQDKLAVSKAELLVENGGGYDDFIHKLADDTGLDHAKVLNAVELSGLAPEEDAGAHTETSDASGHAHGHEGFNEHVWYSLPAMSRLADAVAAKLGELDPASAGTFTSNAASFKESLAGLEAKLATTKAAAGHAAVAVTEPVPSYLLAAAGLEDETPAEYKAAIESGSDVPPAVMKAAVDLVRSGGVRLLAYNPQTEGPQTLALKEAAAAAGVPVLDFSETLPDGKSYLQWMADNVDGISKALA; from the coding sequence ATGCGTCGTCCTGCCGCCCGTGCCCTAGTCACCGCTGTAGCCGGCCTCAGCGTGCTGCTGACAGCCTGCAGCCCGACGGCGGAGAGCACCCGGGCGAGTGCCGGTGACGGTGTCATCGAGGTCGTCGCCGCCACGAGCGTCTACGGCGACATTGTCGGCACCATCGGCGGCGACAGGGTGCGGGTCAACTCCATCATCGCGCGCACCAGCCAGGACCCGCACTCCTACGAAGCCACCACCCAGGACAAGCTCGCGGTGTCCAAGGCCGAACTGCTCGTGGAAAACGGCGGCGGCTACGACGACTTCATCCACAAGCTCGCGGACGATACCGGGCTGGACCACGCTAAGGTCCTGAACGCCGTCGAGCTTTCCGGGCTGGCTCCGGAGGAGGACGCCGGCGCCCACACCGAAACATCCGACGCCAGCGGCCATGCCCACGGCCACGAGGGCTTCAACGAGCACGTCTGGTACAGCCTGCCGGCAATGTCGCGGCTGGCCGACGCCGTCGCCGCTAAACTCGGCGAGCTGGATCCGGCCTCTGCCGGGACCTTCACATCCAATGCAGCATCCTTCAAGGAATCGCTCGCCGGTCTTGAAGCCAAGCTGGCCACCACCAAGGCCGCGGCAGGCCACGCGGCGGTCGCCGTCACTGAGCCCGTACCCTCGTACCTGCTGGCTGCTGCCGGTCTGGAAGACGAGACCCCCGCCGAGTACAAGGCTGCCATTGAATCCGGTTCGGACGTCCCGCCCGCAGTGATGAAGGCCGCCGTCGACCTTGTCCGCTCCGGCGGGGTCAGGCTGCTGGCGTACAACCCGCAGACCGAAGGCCCCCAGACGCTGGCGCTGAAGGAGGCCGCCGCGGCGGCAGGGGTTCCGGTGCTGGACTTCAGCGAGACCCTGCCGGACGGCAAGAGCTACCTCCAGTGGATGGCGGACAACGTCGACGGGATCAGCAAGGCGCTGGCCTAA
- a CDS encoding hemolysin family protein: MSDWVGILWLVVLLIGNAFFVAAEFAVMSARRSQIEPLAEAGSKRAQTTLRAMENVSLMLACAQLGITVCSLLILQVAEPAIHHLMAVPLEAVGMPMEIADVVAFGVALLAVTFLHVTFGEMVPKNISVSVADKAALLLAPPLMFVARVVKPVIVALNWSANHILKLMRIEPKDEVTSSFTLEEVQSIVQESTRHGLVDDDAGLITGALEFSEHTASRVMVPLEKLVMLKAATTPVEFEKAVSRTGFSRFPMLDEDGMLSGYLHIKDVLSIPDAAYGQPIAESHIRSLANLAMDDEIEKAMSVMQRTGSHLARVIGPDGKTQGVLFLEDVIEELVGEIRDATQATGYRRLGQD, translated from the coding sequence ATGAGCGACTGGGTAGGAATTCTCTGGCTCGTCGTCCTCCTGATCGGCAACGCCTTCTTCGTGGCCGCCGAGTTTGCGGTCATGTCCGCACGGCGGAGCCAGATCGAACCGCTCGCCGAGGCCGGGTCCAAGCGGGCCCAGACCACCCTGCGGGCAATGGAGAACGTCTCCCTGATGCTGGCCTGCGCCCAGCTCGGCATCACGGTCTGCTCGCTGCTCATCCTGCAGGTCGCGGAACCTGCCATCCACCACCTGATGGCGGTGCCGCTGGAAGCCGTGGGCATGCCGATGGAAATCGCCGACGTCGTTGCGTTTGGAGTCGCGCTGCTGGCCGTCACCTTCCTGCACGTCACGTTCGGCGAGATGGTGCCGAAGAACATTTCGGTTTCGGTCGCGGACAAGGCAGCCCTGCTGCTGGCCCCGCCGCTGATGTTCGTCGCCCGGGTGGTGAAGCCGGTCATCGTGGCCCTTAACTGGTCCGCGAACCACATCCTGAAGCTGATGCGGATCGAGCCGAAGGATGAGGTCACGTCCTCCTTCACGCTCGAGGAAGTCCAGTCGATCGTGCAGGAGTCCACGCGGCACGGCCTGGTGGACGACGACGCCGGGCTCATCACCGGCGCGCTGGAGTTTTCCGAGCACACGGCCTCCCGGGTGATGGTCCCGCTGGAGAAGCTCGTGATGCTCAAGGCGGCCACCACGCCGGTGGAGTTCGAGAAGGCCGTGAGCCGCACCGGGTTCTCGCGCTTTCCGATGCTGGACGAGGACGGCATGCTCTCCGGCTACCTGCACATCAAAGACGTGCTCTCGATCCCCGACGCGGCGTACGGCCAGCCGATCGCCGAAAGCCACATCCGGTCGCTGGCAAACCTGGCGATGGACGATGAGATCGAGAAGGCCATGTCCGTCATGCAACGTACAGGCTCGCACCTGGCCCGCGTGATCGGGCCGGACGGGAAGACCCAGGGCGTGTTGTTCCTCGAGGATGTCATTGAGGAACTCGTCGGGGAGATCCGCGACGCCACCCAGGCGACCGGCTACCGGAGGCTCGGACAGGACTAA
- a CDS encoding hemolysin family protein — MEWLLLAAGLLLILGTGFFVAVEFSLVALDQATVQRAVDNGDTAAAPLLKCLKSLSTQLSSCQLGITMTTLLTGYVMEPSVGALLEGPLTVLGFPDAAAASVSLVLAMSLATLLSMLIGELVPKNMAIALSFPIGRALARPQLVFTAIFKPAIVVLNGFSNKVLNVFGLEAKEEISGARTPAELASLVRRSAAMGTLDPGTANFVARTLKFSSQTAADVMTPRIRVETIDADQPVTDIVEAAKRTGYSRFPVIGESSDDIRGVVHVKKAIAVPSGRRANLEAGAIMTDVLRVPETIHLDALLAELREGNLQLAVVLDEYGGTAGIATLEDLVEEIVGEVADEHDKVRPGLLQSASGDWYFPGLLRPDELSEQIPGLSVPDEAAYETVGGYVMSKLGRIATVGDTVDVGVGSLSVTRMDGRRIDRICFRPARVSGGEHGDNQKSGQVGAA, encoded by the coding sequence ATGGAGTGGCTCCTGCTCGCAGCCGGCCTGCTGCTCATTCTCGGCACCGGCTTCTTCGTAGCCGTTGAGTTTTCCCTTGTCGCCCTGGACCAGGCCACCGTCCAGCGTGCCGTGGACAACGGCGATACTGCCGCCGCGCCGCTGCTCAAGTGCCTCAAATCCCTGTCCACCCAGCTCTCCAGCTGCCAGCTCGGCATAACCATGACCACGCTGCTCACCGGCTACGTCATGGAACCGTCGGTCGGAGCGCTGCTCGAGGGGCCCCTGACCGTACTTGGGTTCCCGGATGCTGCCGCAGCCTCGGTGTCCCTGGTGCTCGCGATGTCCCTGGCCACGCTGCTGTCGATGCTGATCGGCGAGCTGGTGCCAAAGAACATGGCCATCGCCTTGTCCTTTCCGATCGGCCGGGCCCTCGCGCGCCCGCAGCTGGTTTTCACCGCCATCTTCAAGCCCGCCATCGTGGTGCTCAACGGCTTCTCCAACAAGGTCCTTAACGTCTTCGGGCTCGAGGCCAAGGAAGAGATCTCGGGTGCCCGCACCCCGGCCGAATTGGCGTCCCTGGTGCGCCGTTCCGCGGCGATGGGAACCCTGGACCCCGGAACCGCCAACTTCGTGGCCCGAACCCTCAAATTCTCGTCCCAGACGGCCGCGGACGTCATGACGCCCCGCATCCGGGTGGAAACGATCGACGCGGACCAGCCTGTCACTGACATCGTGGAGGCCGCCAAACGCACGGGCTATTCGCGCTTTCCCGTCATCGGCGAGTCCTCCGACGACATCCGCGGCGTGGTCCACGTCAAGAAAGCCATCGCCGTTCCCTCGGGCAGGCGGGCCAACCTTGAAGCCGGTGCCATCATGACCGACGTGCTGCGCGTACCGGAAACCATCCACCTCGACGCACTGCTGGCCGAGCTGCGCGAAGGCAACCTGCAGCTGGCCGTGGTCCTCGACGAATACGGCGGAACCGCCGGCATCGCCACCCTGGAGGACCTGGTGGAGGAGATCGTCGGAGAAGTCGCGGATGAACATGACAAGGTCCGGCCCGGGCTGCTGCAGAGTGCCTCGGGGGACTGGTACTTCCCGGGACTGCTCCGGCCCGATGAGCTCTCCGAACAGATCCCCGGCCTCAGCGTGCCCGACGAAGCAGCCTACGAGACAGTGGGAGGCTACGTCATGAGCAAGCTGGGCCGCATCGCAACCGTCGGAGACACCGTCGACGTCGGCGTCGGATCCTTGAGCGTCACCCGCATGGACGGGCGACGGATCGACCGGATCTGCTTCAGGCCCGCCCGCGTCAGCGGCGGGGAGCATGGGGACAATCAAAAGTCCGGCCAGGTTGGTGCCGCATGA